GCCGGGGTCCCGGTCCCGGCCCGCCCCCGGGCGCCAGCAGGCCGCAGGCGCGCAGCAGCTCCTCGCGCAGCGCGGGGTCCGCGATCCGGGGCGCCAGCGCCCGCAGCGCCGTGTGCGCCTCCCGTACCTGCTCCCAGCCCGCCGCGTCCGCCGGGTCGGGGCCCGGGCCGGGCCGGGCCGCCGCCAGCAGCTCGTCCCTCTCGTCCCGCAGCACCAGCGCCTGCTCCACGTCCCGGGCCGCCGCCACGGCCGCGCCCAGGGTGCGGTCGCCCAGCGGCTGCGCGGTGCGCAGGGCGCCGTACAGCACACCGCGCACCCGGCGCCGTACCACCACCGGGACCGCCAGCACCGAGCGCAGCCCCTCGGCGGCGACGGGCCGGTCGTACTCGTGGCTGATCTGCGCGGATACGGAGTAGTCCGTCACCGCGCAGGGCCGCGACAGCGCCACCGCCCGGCCGCCGAGCCCGTTGCCCGAGGTCACCGCGAGGGCGCTGAGCGCGGCCGTCGCCGTGCCGCTCAGCTCGCTGATGCGCACCTGCCGCCGGCCCGCCTCCACCAGCCCGCCGAAGGCCACCGGCAGCCCGGTCGCCCGCCGCAGCCGCACCAGCG
The Streptomyces sp. NBC_01723 genome window above contains:
- a CDS encoding helix-turn-helix transcriptional regulator encodes the protein MAVESGDGGEIRGALVRLRRATGLPVAFGGLVEAGRRQVRISELSGTATAALSALAVTSGNGLGGRAVALSRPCAVTDYSVSAQISHEYDRPVAAEGLRSVLAVPVVVRRRVRGVLYGALRTAQPLGDRTLGAAVAAARDVEQALVLRDERDELLAAARPGPGPDPADAAGWEQVREAHTALRALAPRIADPALREELLRACGLLAPGGGPGPGPRPAPREVDVLACVAAGATNVEAAERLGLGPETVKSYLRSAMRKLGARTRTEAVARARRTGWLP